A stretch of Mycobacterium sp. ITM-2016-00316 DNA encodes these proteins:
- a CDS encoding cystathionine beta-synthase, translating to MRIARHISELIGNTPLVQLNSVVAPGSGLVAAKIEYLNPGGSAKDRIAIKMIDAAEASGELKPGGTIVEPTSGNTGVGLALVAQQRGYRCVFVCPDKVSEDKRNVLRAYGAEVVVCPTAVAPDDPASYYSVSNRLVEEIDGAWKPDQYSNPMGPESHYETTGPEIWADTDGKITHFVAGVGTGGTITGTGRYLKEVSDGRVQVIGADPEGSVYSGGTGRPYLVEGVGEDFWPSAYDPAVPDRIIAVSDADSFEMTRRLAREEALLVGGSCGMAAVAALKVAQEAGPDALVVVLLPDGGRGYLSKVFNDAWMSSYGFLRSRLDGSVEDVTVGEVLRRKSGALPDLVHTHPSETVRDAISILREYGVSQMPVVGAEPPVMAGEVAGSVSERELLSAVFEGRAKLADAVALHMSEPLPLIGSGELLGTAAKELRDCDAVMVVEDGKPIGVLTRHDLLGSLSEGGPQR from the coding sequence ATGCGTATCGCCAGGCACATCAGTGAGCTCATCGGCAATACCCCGCTGGTCCAGCTGAACTCGGTGGTTGCACCGGGGTCGGGCCTGGTCGCGGCGAAGATCGAGTACCTCAACCCGGGTGGGAGCGCCAAGGATCGCATCGCGATCAAGATGATCGACGCCGCCGAGGCATCCGGGGAGCTCAAACCCGGCGGCACCATCGTCGAACCCACCTCCGGAAATACCGGTGTCGGGCTGGCCCTGGTCGCTCAGCAGCGCGGCTACCGGTGTGTCTTCGTCTGCCCGGACAAGGTCAGCGAGGACAAGCGCAACGTGCTGCGGGCCTACGGCGCCGAGGTGGTGGTGTGCCCGACCGCCGTCGCCCCGGATGATCCGGCGAGCTACTACAGCGTGTCCAACCGGCTGGTCGAGGAGATCGACGGTGCCTGGAAGCCCGACCAGTACTCGAACCCGATGGGCCCGGAGAGCCACTATGAGACCACCGGCCCGGAGATCTGGGCAGACACCGACGGCAAGATCACGCATTTCGTCGCGGGGGTGGGCACCGGCGGGACCATCACCGGCACCGGCCGTTACCTCAAGGAGGTGTCGGACGGTCGCGTGCAGGTCATCGGTGCCGATCCGGAGGGCTCGGTGTACTCGGGAGGCACCGGTCGTCCCTACCTCGTGGAGGGCGTCGGTGAGGATTTCTGGCCCAGCGCATACGATCCCGCCGTCCCGGACCGGATCATCGCTGTCTCCGACGCGGATTCCTTCGAGATGACCCGGCGGCTGGCCCGCGAAGAGGCGCTGCTGGTCGGCGGGTCGTGCGGGATGGCGGCGGTGGCCGCGTTGAAGGTGGCACAGGAGGCCGGCCCCGACGCGCTGGTGGTGGTGCTGCTTCCCGATGGCGGGCGCGGTTACCTGTCAAAGGTTTTCAACGACGCCTGGATGTCGTCCTACGGTTTCCTGCGCAGCAGGCTGGACGGATCGGTCGAGGATGTCACCGTCGGAGAGGTGTTGCGCCGCAAGTCCGGTGCGCTGCCGGACCTGGTGCACACCCATCCATCCGAGACGGTGCGTGACGCGATCAGCATCCTGCGCGAATACGGGGTGTCGCAGATGCCGGTGGTGGGTGCCGAACCGCCGGTGATGGCCGGCGAGGTCGCCGGCAGCGTATCCGAAAGGGAGTTGCTCTCAGCGGTTTTCGAAGGGCGAGCAAAGTTGGCCGACGCCGTGGCGCTACACATGAGTGAGCCCTTGCCGCTCATCGGATCCGGCGAGCTGCTCGGCACCGCGGCAAAGGAGCTGCGCGACTGCGACGCCGTCATGGTGGTCGAGGACGGCAAGCCCATCGGCGTGCTGACCCGGCACGACCTGTTGGGATCGCTGTCCGAGGGTGGCCCGCAGCGCTGA
- a CDS encoding alpha/beta hydrolase — translation MTAPSRVSGSPHAAISPARARQSRRFPVGDWRPVEVVEDGASIAGRIAGLVAMMTIRPTLAIGSQIPKLPWPFGLLDFAARVLRPAPGTVRATIALPHCTAQLVRAAGVLPADGKRSVVLYLHGGAFLTCGVNTHGRLTTELSRFADSPVFVVNYRMIPKHSIGVALDDCYDAYKWLRLTGYAPENIVLAGDSAGGYLALALAQRLQAEGTDAEMPAAVVTMSPLFEIDNTNRAQHPNARTDAMFPPKAFDALVDMIDGAAKRQGEEIYEPLEHIEPGLPRTLIHVSGSEVLLNDARKAARMLAEAGVPVEVRIWPGQMHVFQLCSPIVSEATRSLRQIGDYIREATW, via the coding sequence ATGACGGCACCAAGCAGGGTCTCAGGCTCACCGCACGCAGCGATAAGCCCAGCTAGAGCACGGCAATCCCGGCGATTCCCGGTCGGGGACTGGCGGCCGGTCGAGGTCGTCGAGGACGGCGCCAGCATCGCGGGCCGGATCGCCGGGCTAGTTGCCATGATGACCATCAGGCCGACTTTGGCAATCGGTAGTCAGATCCCCAAACTGCCCTGGCCGTTCGGCCTGCTGGATTTCGCTGCCCGGGTGCTGCGCCCCGCACCGGGCACGGTGCGTGCCACGATCGCGCTGCCGCACTGCACCGCGCAGTTGGTACGTGCGGCCGGGGTGCTGCCCGCCGACGGCAAACGCAGCGTCGTCCTCTACCTGCACGGCGGCGCCTTCCTCACCTGCGGGGTGAACACCCATGGCCGGCTGACGACCGAGCTGTCCCGGTTCGCCGACAGCCCGGTGTTCGTCGTGAACTACCGGATGATCCCGAAGCACTCGATCGGGGTGGCTCTCGACGACTGTTACGACGCGTACAAGTGGCTGCGGCTGACCGGCTACGCACCCGAGAACATCGTGCTGGCCGGTGACTCGGCCGGTGGCTACCTGGCGCTGGCATTGGCGCAGCGGTTGCAGGCCGAGGGAACCGATGCCGAGATGCCCGCCGCCGTCGTCACCATGTCCCCGCTGTTCGAGATCGACAACACGAATCGCGCCCAGCACCCGAACGCGCGCACCGATGCGATGTTCCCGCCGAAGGCGTTCGACGCCCTGGTCGACATGATCGACGGCGCGGCCAAGCGGCAGGGCGAGGAGATCTACGAGCCGCTGGAGCACATCGAGCCGGGGCTGCCCCGCACGCTGATCCATGTGTCCGGGTCAGAGGTCCTGCTCAATGACGCGCGCAAGGCCGCCCGGATGCTGGCCGAGGCCGGAGTTCCGGTCGAGGTGCGTATCTGGCCCGGTCAGATGCACGTATTCCAGCTGTGCTCACCCATCGTCAGCGAGGCGACGCGCTCGCTGCGCCAGATCGGCGACTACATTCGTGAGGCGACGTGGTGA
- a CDS encoding SGNH/GDSL hydrolase family protein: MRKSAPNIVSVGSRGSTIALAAAALASTGSAYVGARNLLSGQADQARQVIPKSWDVPPRADGVYVAGGGPVQRWTRDVPFDLHLMIFGDSTATGYGSSCADEVPGVLLARGLAEESGQRIRLSTKAIVGATSKGLSGQIDAMFVAGPPPDAAVIMIGANDITKPNGTWPSARRVGRAVQRLRAAGAVVVVGTCPDFGVIKAIPQPLRWVTRSQGLRLARAQAAEVRAAGGVPVPFSDLLAPDFYKAPEVLFSQDMFHPSGAGYRLAAQQLLPALCNALGDFVSDVPMEAALESRTDEGGSLLTRIGNVTRLWRRTTGVPAPIVVTAS; this comes from the coding sequence ATGCGGAAATCGGCTCCTAATATCGTTTCCGTGGGCAGTCGCGGATCGACCATCGCCCTGGCGGCCGCCGCCTTGGCCTCGACGGGTTCGGCCTATGTCGGGGCCCGCAACCTACTGAGCGGCCAGGCCGACCAAGCTCGCCAGGTCATACCCAAATCCTGGGACGTCCCACCCCGCGCCGATGGCGTGTACGTCGCCGGCGGCGGCCCGGTGCAGCGCTGGACCCGCGATGTCCCGTTCGATCTGCACCTGATGATCTTCGGCGACTCGACCGCCACCGGATACGGCAGTTCCTGCGCCGACGAGGTGCCTGGGGTGCTGCTGGCCCGCGGTCTCGCCGAAGAATCCGGCCAACGGATCCGGTTGAGCACCAAGGCCATCGTCGGCGCGACCTCCAAGGGACTGTCGGGTCAGATCGACGCGATGTTCGTCGCCGGCCCTCCGCCGGATGCCGCGGTGATCATGATCGGGGCCAATGACATCACCAAACCCAATGGGACCTGGCCCTCGGCGCGCCGGGTCGGCCGGGCCGTGCAGCGCCTGCGAGCGGCGGGCGCGGTGGTGGTCGTCGGGACCTGCCCCGACTTCGGCGTCATCAAGGCGATCCCGCAGCCGCTGCGCTGGGTGACGCGCAGCCAGGGACTGCGGCTGGCGCGTGCCCAGGCGGCCGAGGTGCGGGCGGCCGGCGGAGTGCCGGTGCCCTTCTCCGACCTGCTGGCACCGGACTTCTACAAGGCGCCCGAGGTGCTGTTCTCGCAGGACATGTTCCACCCGTCGGGTGCGGGCTATCGGCTTGCTGCCCAGCAGCTGCTGCCCGCGTTGTGTAATGCGCTGGGCGACTTCGTATCTGACGTCCCGATGGAGGCGGCGCTGGAATCGCGCACCGATGAGGGTGGCTCGTTGCTGACCCGGATCGGCAACGTGACCCGGCTCTGGCGTCGCACAACCGGGGTCCCCGCACCCATCGTGGTGACCGCGAGCTAG
- a CDS encoding acetyl-CoA C-acetyltransferase, with amino-acid sequence MPEAVIVATARSPIGRAVKGSLATMRPDDLAAQMVRAVLDKVPSLDPRDIDDLMMGCAQPAGEAGYNIARAVAVELGYDFLPGTTVNRYCSSSLQTTRMAFHAIKAGEGDVFISAGVETVSRFGVGAADGAPNSKNALFEEAQARTVTQAEGDIPWHDPREDGLIPDVYIAMGQTAENVATYTGISREDQDHWGVRSQNRAEEAIKSGFFEREISPVTLPDGTVVSTDDGPRAGTSYEKISQLKPVFRPNGTITAGNACPLNDGAAAVVIMSDTKAKELGLTPLARIVSTGVSGLSPEIMGLGPIEAIKKALAKAGKTISDIDLVEINEAFAVQVIGSARELGIDEDKLNVSGGAIALGHPFGMTGARITATLLNNLATHDKTFGIESMCVGGGQGMAMVVERLS; translated from the coding sequence ATGCCCGAAGCCGTCATCGTCGCCACCGCCCGCTCCCCCATCGGACGCGCCGTCAAGGGATCGCTGGCCACCATGCGTCCCGACGACCTGGCCGCCCAGATGGTGCGTGCGGTGTTGGACAAGGTGCCCTCGCTGGATCCCCGCGATATCGACGACCTGATGATGGGCTGCGCGCAGCCCGCCGGTGAGGCCGGCTACAACATCGCCCGCGCCGTGGCCGTCGAACTCGGCTACGACTTTCTGCCCGGCACCACAGTCAACCGGTACTGCTCGTCGTCGCTGCAGACCACTCGGATGGCCTTTCACGCCATCAAGGCCGGCGAGGGTGACGTGTTCATCTCCGCCGGTGTCGAGACGGTGTCGCGCTTCGGCGTCGGCGCCGCCGACGGAGCGCCCAACAGCAAGAACGCCCTGTTCGAGGAGGCCCAGGCGCGCACCGTCACGCAGGCCGAGGGCGACATCCCCTGGCATGACCCGCGCGAGGACGGTCTCATCCCCGACGTCTACATCGCCATGGGCCAGACCGCCGAGAACGTCGCCACCTACACCGGCATCAGCCGCGAAGACCAGGACCACTGGGGCGTGCGGTCGCAGAACCGGGCCGAGGAAGCCATCAAGAGCGGGTTCTTCGAGCGCGAGATCTCGCCGGTGACGCTGCCCGACGGCACCGTCGTGTCCACCGATGACGGCCCGCGCGCGGGCACCTCCTACGAGAAGATCAGCCAGCTCAAGCCGGTGTTCCGCCCGAATGGCACGATCACCGCCGGTAACGCGTGTCCGCTGAACGACGGCGCGGCCGCCGTCGTCATCATGAGCGACACCAAGGCCAAGGAGCTGGGCTTGACCCCGCTGGCGCGCATCGTCTCCACCGGCGTGTCCGGGCTGTCCCCGGAGATCATGGGCCTGGGCCCGATCGAAGCCATCAAGAAGGCACTGGCCAAGGCCGGCAAGACCATCTCCGATATCGACCTGGTCGAGATCAACGAGGCCTTCGCCGTTCAGGTGATCGGCTCCGCGCGTGAGCTCGGCATCGACGAGGACAAGCTGAACGTCTCCGGTGGCGCGATCGCGCTGGGGCACCCCTTCGGTATGACCGGTGCCCGCATCACCGCGACGCTGCTGAACAACCTGGCCACCCACGACAAGACCTTCGGCATCGAGTCGATGTGTGTCGGCGGCGGCCAGGGCATGGCGATGGTCGTGGAGCGGCTCTCCTGA